Proteins from a genomic interval of Microbacterium esteraromaticum:
- a CDS encoding HIT family protein, whose product MGQSCVLSVTHEPAAYVCPFCGLQRGIFNERNQPSDVVAVTERAFARIAPKWWPGNAGAVLVIPRTHVENIYALTPEDGQAVWELTQRVAVGIRSAYGCEGTSIRQHNEPAGDQDVWHLHVHVFPRYDSDDLYRRHDQSSWVTPDDREPYATRLREALGMPSSFEGSEGHGRCEAKHVGFASHEAH is encoded by the coding sequence ATGGGACAATCGTGCGTGCTCTCCGTTACTCATGAACCGGCTGCTTACGTATGCCCCTTCTGTGGACTTCAGCGGGGCATCTTCAATGAGCGGAATCAACCTTCGGATGTCGTTGCCGTCACGGAGCGTGCTTTTGCGCGTATCGCGCCGAAGTGGTGGCCGGGTAACGCGGGTGCGGTTCTCGTGATTCCGCGCACGCACGTTGAGAACATCTACGCGCTCACCCCGGAGGACGGTCAAGCCGTGTGGGAGCTAACGCAGCGCGTTGCGGTAGGTATTCGATCTGCATACGGGTGCGAGGGTACTTCGATCCGGCAACACAACGAGCCCGCGGGAGATCAAGACGTCTGGCACCTACACGTACATGTGTTTCCTCGGTATGACTCCGACGATCTCTATCGGCGCCATGATCAGTCCAGTTGGGTTACACCAGATGATCGAGAACCGTACGCGACGAGGTTGCGTGAAGCTCTAGGCATGCCGTCTTCGTTTGAAGGCTCAGAAGGGCACGGGCGGTGTGAAGCGAAACACGTTGGTTTCGCGTCGCACGAAGCCCACTGA
- a CDS encoding GNAT family N-acetyltransferase, which produces MLSSVTDADAKDVAHLLAQLSTTATVDRPRREAIVTHHETELLVVRDHERIVGAATLVTFPLPTGLRGHVDDVVVDDEMRGKGIARALLIRMTELATERGIRTLDLTSRPSRELAQRLYESVGFVRRETNVFRFTPPVPF; this is translated from the coding sequence GTGCTGTCGTCCGTCACTGACGCCGACGCAAAGGACGTCGCGCATCTGCTCGCCCAACTTTCAACGACGGCTACGGTTGACCGGCCTCGTCGGGAAGCGATCGTCACTCACCACGAGACGGAGCTGCTTGTCGTACGCGATCACGAGAGGATCGTTGGTGCCGCAACCCTCGTGACCTTCCCCCTGCCGACAGGACTTCGGGGTCACGTAGACGACGTCGTCGTAGACGACGAAATGCGAGGGAAGGGCATCGCCCGAGCTCTGTTGATTCGGATGACCGAACTCGCCACTGAACGCGGGATCCGAACCCTCGACCTCACATCACGGCCGTCGCGCGAGCTGGCACAGCGACTGTATGAGTCAGTGGGCTTCGTGCGACGCGAAACCAACGTGTTTCGCTTCACACCGCCCGTGCCCTTCTGA
- a CDS encoding molybdopterin-dependent oxidoreductase — protein MTDERVSRRRFLTGVAAGSAAMGALALTHSVLPWGPFSLADERRRLDAPQRVPVNRTAAQAGAVALASDPDWRLTLRNGARTAVLSAHELAGLPQRTETLPIACVEGWTAVADWSGVRLAELMMLVGAGPGEDLRLRSLQQRGAFSVTTMPAVYARDPLTLIALRLNGERLSLDHGYPARVIAPGRPGVLQTKWLHTIEVL, from the coding sequence ATGACCGATGAGCGTGTCTCGCGTCGCCGGTTCTTGACGGGGGTGGCGGCGGGTTCGGCGGCGATGGGGGCGTTGGCGCTGACACACAGCGTGTTGCCGTGGGGGCCGTTCAGCCTCGCCGATGAGCGGCGCCGGCTGGATGCGCCGCAGCGGGTGCCGGTGAACCGCACGGCTGCGCAGGCCGGAGCGGTCGCGCTGGCATCCGATCCCGACTGGAGACTCACACTGCGCAACGGGGCCCGTACGGCCGTGCTGTCGGCGCATGAGCTGGCGGGGCTGCCGCAGCGCACCGAGACGCTGCCGATCGCGTGCGTCGAGGGGTGGACGGCGGTGGCCGACTGGTCGGGGGTGCGGTTGGCTGAGCTGATGATGCTGGTCGGAGCGGGGCCCGGCGAAGACCTGCGCCTGCGCAGTCTGCAGCAGCGCGGAGCGTTCTCGGTGACGACGATGCCTGCCGTGTACGCGCGGGATCCGCTCACTCTGATCGCCCTGCGCCTCAACGGCGAGCGCCTCTCGCTCGATCACGGCTACCCGGCACGTGTGATCGCGCCCGGGCGGCCGGGAGTGCTGCAGACCAAGTGGTTGCACACGATCGAGGTGCTCTGA
- a CDS encoding MTAP family purine nucleoside phosphorylase, with translation MHPAHTPVDIAVVGGSGLAEIPLDDARALLPVATPYGPVPGITVGDLAGRRVAFVARHGAGHRVPPHRLNSRAHLWALAALGAKTLLSTNAVGGLTATLRPGDLVLTDQLIDRTHGRADTYFDGDDSTGGVQHLPFAEPYSRRLRRHAHAVLVGMDERVHPAGTSVVIQGPRFATRAEADWHRAMGADLVNMTQLPEAALAAELGLEHLNIAVVTDTDTDAGMGDDDTSATAERVFAVMAAATPRLIAAVRTIIPALPLDGPPNPALPPEATHAILERQVGAGSP, from the coding sequence ATGCACCCCGCGCACACACCCGTCGACATCGCCGTCGTGGGCGGATCCGGCCTCGCCGAGATCCCGCTGGACGATGCCCGTGCCCTCCTGCCTGTCGCGACCCCGTACGGTCCCGTCCCCGGCATCACCGTCGGCGACCTCGCCGGCCGCCGCGTCGCGTTCGTCGCCCGCCACGGGGCCGGCCACCGCGTGCCGCCGCACCGGCTGAACAGCCGTGCGCACCTGTGGGCGCTCGCGGCGCTCGGCGCGAAGACCCTGCTGTCGACCAACGCCGTCGGCGGCCTCACCGCGACCCTGCGCCCCGGCGACCTGGTGCTCACCGACCAACTCATCGACCGCACGCACGGCCGCGCCGACACGTACTTCGACGGCGACGACAGCACCGGCGGGGTGCAGCACCTGCCCTTCGCCGAGCCGTACAGCCGCCGACTGCGGCGTCACGCGCACGCCGTACTGGTCGGCATGGACGAGCGCGTGCACCCTGCGGGCACGAGCGTCGTCATTCAAGGCCCCCGCTTCGCGACCCGCGCCGAAGCCGACTGGCACCGCGCGATGGGAGCCGACCTGGTCAACATGACCCAGCTGCCCGAGGCCGCGCTCGCCGCCGAACTGGGCCTGGAGCACCTCAACATCGCCGTCGTCACCGACACCGACACCGACGCCGGGATGGGCGACGACGACACCTCAGCGACCGCCGAACGCGTCTTCGCCGTCATGGCCGCGGCCACCCCGCGGCTCATCGCCGCGGTGCGCACGATCATCCCGGCCCTGCCGCTCGACGGCCCGCCCAACCCCGCTCTGCCACCCGAAGCGACGCACGCCATTCTGGAACGGCAGGTGGGGGCGGGGTCACCATGA
- a CDS encoding NAD-dependent epimerase/dehydratase family protein → MSTIGRMLVTGGAGFIGGAVVAQALAAGWQVRVLDSLRADVHGSTADAEPPSNVETVIGDVRDRDVLDAALRDVDLVCHQAAKVGLGVDIADAPDYVASNSLATAVLLTAMRDARIDRLVLASSMVVYGEGLYRDGDRLVNAPPRARADLERGLFEPRSASGRPLQPELIDEDRPCDPRNVYAATKLEQELLARDWARSTGGRAAMLRYHNVYGPHMPQGTPYAGVAALFRTALERGQTPRVFEDGRQRRDFVHVSDVASANLAAARWTDEQAAGTSRAFNVGSGDVHTIGEFAQVLCDALGAPAPQITGEFRMGDVRHITASSARIRAELDWRPQVPFDAGVRAFATAPLRPAAVRV, encoded by the coding sequence ATGAGCACCATCGGGCGGATGCTGGTCACCGGCGGCGCCGGCTTCATCGGCGGCGCCGTCGTGGCGCAGGCGCTCGCCGCGGGGTGGCAGGTGCGCGTGCTCGACTCGCTGCGCGCCGACGTGCACGGCAGCACAGCGGATGCCGAGCCGCCTTCGAATGTCGAGACGGTCATCGGCGATGTGCGCGACCGCGACGTGCTGGATGCCGCCCTGCGCGACGTCGACCTGGTCTGCCACCAGGCGGCCAAAGTCGGACTGGGCGTCGACATCGCCGACGCCCCCGACTACGTCGCCTCGAACTCGCTCGCCACGGCCGTACTGCTGACCGCGATGCGTGACGCCCGTATCGACCGGCTCGTACTGGCCTCGTCGATGGTCGTCTACGGCGAAGGGCTCTACCGCGACGGCGATCGGCTCGTCAACGCACCCCCGCGCGCACGGGCAGATCTCGAGCGCGGCCTGTTCGAGCCGCGCTCGGCGTCTGGCCGGCCATTGCAGCCCGAGCTCATCGACGAAGACCGGCCATGCGACCCGCGCAATGTGTACGCCGCGACCAAACTCGAACAAGAGCTGCTCGCCCGCGACTGGGCCCGGTCGACCGGCGGCCGGGCCGCGATGCTGCGGTACCACAACGTGTACGGGCCGCACATGCCGCAGGGCACGCCATACGCCGGGGTCGCGGCACTTTTCCGCACGGCGCTCGAACGCGGCCAGACGCCCCGAGTGTTCGAAGACGGCCGCCAGCGCCGTGATTTCGTGCACGTCAGTGATGTCGCCTCAGCCAACCTGGCCGCCGCGCGCTGGACCGACGAGCAGGCCGCCGGCACCAGTCGCGCCTTCAACGTCGGCAGCGGCGACGTGCACACGATCGGCGAGTTCGCGCAGGTGCTCTGCGATGCGCTGGGTGCCCCCGCTCCGCAGATCACCGGCGAGTTCCGTATGGGCGATGTGCGGCACATCACCGCCTCATCCGCCCGCATCCGCGCCGAGCTCGACTGGCGGCCCCAGGTGCCGTTCGACGCGGGCGTGCGGGCGTTCGCCACCGCACCGCTCCGTCCCGCGGCGGTGCGGGTGTGA
- a CDS encoding protealysin inhibitor emfourin, producing the protein MPAETPADGEPEHLVIAVVRTGGIAGLRRRWRAEPPPAQTPQWKTLVDRCPWNDDPENPPGDDMPGADRYVWTIHVRVNATERDEQLEQVVPDSHLRGPWRDLVDAVRDADAGRGVDARG; encoded by the coding sequence ATGCCCGCCGAGACCCCCGCTGACGGCGAGCCGGAGCACCTCGTGATCGCCGTGGTGCGCACTGGCGGGATCGCCGGGTTGCGGCGACGCTGGCGAGCCGAGCCCCCACCGGCGCAGACCCCGCAGTGGAAGACGCTGGTCGACCGGTGCCCGTGGAACGACGACCCCGAGAACCCACCCGGCGATGACATGCCGGGCGCCGACCGCTACGTCTGGACCATCCATGTGCGGGTCAACGCCACAGAGCGCGACGAACAGCTCGAGCAGGTCGTGCCTGATTCCCACCTGCGCGGCCCGTGGCGCGACCTCGTCGACGCCGTGCGTGATGCGGATGCCGGGAGAGGCGTGGATGCCCGCGGCTGA
- a CDS encoding M4 family metallopeptidase, translated as MDSIRPYSRQGIVPGYLLARLAASGRYSHAAQAARQTLIAGRPPYHSTLELSIDASGALVAEVTAAPTRTIFDAQNTERLPGVRVRGEDDPPVSDKTVNEAFDGLGATFDLLLDAFGRDSLDGAGAALNATVHYGVDYDNAFWDGSRMVFGDGDGEVFGGFTRSVSVIAHELGHGVIQSSAGLIYQGQPGALNESVADVLGALTEQHLQGQAAHEASWLVGEGIFTDAVHGRALRDMLHPGTAYDDDELGRDPQPAHMRDYVHTAEDNGGVHINSGIPNRAFALAARTLGGYAWEGAGQVWYRTLTGGLPADADFVQFAERTLIEASTVGDAVERAVREAWIAVGVLDEQRGAADARRDPR; from the coding sequence ATGGACAGCATCCGGCCGTATTCGAGACAGGGCATCGTGCCGGGGTACCTGCTGGCCCGTCTGGCGGCGTCGGGGCGCTATTCGCACGCCGCGCAGGCGGCCAGGCAGACGCTGATCGCGGGGCGTCCGCCGTACCACTCCACGCTCGAGCTGTCGATCGACGCCTCGGGAGCGCTGGTCGCCGAGGTGACGGCCGCCCCCACCCGCACGATCTTCGACGCGCAGAACACCGAACGACTGCCGGGTGTGCGAGTGCGCGGCGAAGACGACCCACCCGTCTCCGACAAAACGGTGAATGAGGCGTTCGATGGGCTCGGGGCGACGTTCGATCTGCTGCTTGACGCGTTCGGGCGTGACTCGCTCGACGGGGCTGGTGCGGCGCTGAACGCGACGGTGCACTACGGCGTCGACTACGACAACGCGTTCTGGGACGGTTCGCGCATGGTGTTCGGCGACGGCGACGGCGAGGTGTTCGGCGGGTTCACCCGCTCGGTGTCGGTGATCGCGCACGAGCTCGGCCACGGAGTGATCCAGAGCAGCGCCGGCCTGATCTATCAGGGGCAGCCGGGCGCGCTGAACGAGTCGGTCGCCGACGTGCTCGGGGCGCTCACCGAGCAGCATCTTCAGGGGCAGGCCGCTCACGAGGCGAGTTGGTTGGTCGGTGAAGGCATCTTCACCGATGCCGTGCATGGCCGCGCGCTGCGCGACATGCTCCACCCGGGCACGGCGTACGACGATGACGAGCTGGGCCGTGATCCGCAACCGGCGCACATGCGCGACTATGTCCACACGGCCGAAGACAACGGCGGTGTGCACATCAACTCGGGCATCCCGAATCGTGCGTTCGCGCTGGCGGCTCGCACGCTCGGCGGGTACGCGTGGGAGGGTGCGGGTCAGGTCTGGTACCGCACGCTGACGGGCGGCCTGCCGGCCGACGCCGACTTCGTGCAGTTCGCCGAGCGCACACTGATCGAAGCCTCTACCGTCGGCGACGCCGTCGAGAGGGCAGTGCGTGAGGCGTGGATCGCGGTGGGAGTGCTCGATGAGCAGAGAGGGGCAGCGGATGCCCGCCGAGACCCCCGCTGA
- a CDS encoding LacI family DNA-binding transcriptional regulator: MNDERRRPRAWPRVTMKDVAREANVSDATVSRVLDGASTVSAEARSAVMEAVRRTGYIRNGAASQLAGSRSDVLGLLIRDVANPYYGLMHSELQRGVADRGLRLLTVSPTFTQDFHEEVIGLDHLLEQRVRGLLIATGTLPLERAAAFAAFVPMVVLGRPTDLGDVHSIAYDERANGYLAADEVLARGHRGVAVVATASEASFVENARSEAMIERLGAGGARPVPVPRDAQTPMSAVIAGIVALTREKRVTAAMFPSDGSLLAFLEAVQHSDLRVPDDLSVTGVDGVLPGISLLGLSTVRLPVEGISARGVEVMAAQLDGTGDDAPVREVLPATFLTGRTLVPVSEHAAP; encoded by the coding sequence GTGAACGACGAACGTCGCCGCCCTCGCGCCTGGCCCCGGGTGACGATGAAGGATGTGGCGCGCGAGGCGAACGTGTCGGATGCCACGGTGTCACGCGTTCTCGATGGCGCATCCACCGTGTCCGCCGAGGCCCGCTCGGCGGTGATGGAGGCCGTGCGGCGTACCGGGTACATCCGCAACGGCGCGGCCAGCCAGCTCGCGGGCAGCCGCTCGGACGTGCTCGGTTTGCTGATCCGCGACGTCGCCAACCCCTACTACGGTCTGATGCACTCCGAGCTGCAGCGCGGTGTCGCTGATCGGGGCCTGCGCCTGCTCACGGTCTCGCCGACGTTCACGCAGGACTTCCATGAAGAGGTGATCGGCCTCGACCACCTGCTCGAGCAGCGGGTTCGCGGGCTGCTGATCGCCACGGGAACGCTGCCGCTCGAACGCGCTGCAGCGTTCGCGGCGTTCGTGCCGATGGTCGTGCTCGGGCGCCCGACCGACCTCGGCGATGTGCATTCGATCGCCTACGACGAGCGCGCCAACGGGTACCTCGCGGCCGATGAGGTGCTCGCGCGCGGGCACCGCGGCGTGGCCGTTGTCGCGACGGCGAGCGAGGCGTCGTTCGTCGAGAATGCACGGTCCGAAGCGATGATCGAGCGGCTCGGCGCCGGCGGTGCCCGGCCGGTGCCGGTGCCGCGCGATGCGCAGACGCCCATGAGCGCGGTGATCGCCGGGATCGTGGCGTTGACCCGTGAGAAACGCGTGACCGCCGCGATGTTCCCCTCGGATGGCAGCCTGCTGGCGTTCCTCGAAGCTGTGCAGCACTCCGACCTGCGGGTTCCGGACGACCTGTCGGTGACAGGGGTCGACGGTGTTCTGCCCGGGATCTCGCTGCTGGGTTTAAGCACCGTTCGCCTGCCGGTGGAGGGTATCAGCGCGCGCGGCGTCGAGGTGATGGCCGCCCAGTTGGATGGCACCGGCGACGACGCCCCGGTGCGCGAGGTACTGCCGGCGACGTTTCTCACCGGGCGCACTCTGGTGCCGGTCTCCGAACACGCCGCTCCCTGA
- a CDS encoding glycerophosphodiester phosphodiesterase family protein: MTRTPPPPPAPSRVHEAEFGHPRHRRVNAYLNARLQVRGTLIAVHRGTALGMVVENTAAAVTAAARCGGDLVEIDVVESTDGDFFAYHDGYERQHFGIERNLQTLSTAEIERLAYPHRSVAPLARVERLETILQQMPDIALNIDRSWRYWPRLLAFLDRFDLADRLLMKVDARDERAISAARSHAVKYPLLPIATTVLEAERLLDDAELNVIGIETVTADRQHPFCSPDWAAHLHERGTFSYVNALDLGNGNDLLGGWDDTMAVLQGPDAGWGPLVDLGADVIQTDWPTLLHDYLVQRGARTGAIT, from the coding sequence GTGACCCGCACTCCCCCGCCGCCGCCCGCCCCGTCCCGCGTCCACGAGGCCGAGTTCGGCCATCCCCGGCATCGCCGGGTCAACGCCTACCTGAACGCCCGCCTGCAGGTGCGCGGCACGCTCATTGCCGTGCATCGCGGCACCGCGCTCGGGATGGTCGTCGAGAACACGGCAGCGGCGGTGACAGCGGCGGCCCGTTGTGGGGGCGACCTGGTCGAGATCGACGTTGTCGAGTCGACTGACGGCGACTTCTTCGCCTACCACGACGGGTACGAACGGCAGCACTTCGGCATCGAGCGCAACCTGCAGACGCTATCGACCGCAGAGATCGAGCGACTCGCGTACCCTCATCGCAGCGTGGCGCCTCTTGCGCGGGTCGAACGGCTCGAGACGATCCTGCAGCAGATGCCCGACATCGCTCTGAACATCGACCGATCCTGGCGGTACTGGCCACGCCTGCTGGCCTTCCTCGACCGGTTCGACCTCGCCGACCGGCTGCTGATGAAGGTCGATGCCCGTGACGAGCGGGCGATCTCCGCCGCTCGCAGCCACGCGGTCAAGTACCCGCTGCTGCCGATCGCGACGACCGTTCTCGAGGCAGAGCGCCTGCTCGATGACGCCGAGCTGAATGTGATCGGCATCGAGACCGTCACCGCCGATCGGCAGCATCCGTTCTGCTCTCCGGATTGGGCGGCGCATCTGCACGAACGCGGTACCTTCTCGTATGTGAACGCACTCGATCTGGGCAACGGCAACGATCTGCTGGGCGGGTGGGACGACACCATGGCTGTGTTGCAGGGACCGGATGCCGGGTGGGGGCCGCTCGTCGACCTCGGCGCCGATGTGATTCAGACCGACTGGCCGACGCTGCTGCACGACTACCTGGTGCAGCGCGGTGCACGAACCGGGGCGATCACGTGA
- a CDS encoding ABC transporter permease, with amino-acid sequence MNGVLRMLRNPLWLIVTIVLIWGISTFLVLPNLTLLGQVFSDGQGGVSLRAVERLLGSERAMRSLWNSLLLATILSATVNAVGIFLVLVTRLYAVRGARLLWLGYASTLVCGGIVLVFGYKQVYGPTGAVTRAVLGVFPDIDPNWFSGMFAVVLVMTFASTGNHLLFLSAALAKVDAQTLEAARMMGAGDLHILRRIILPQLKPMIFAITILTFLGGLGALAAPQVLGGRDFQTITPMILAFATTSTSRDLAATLAILLGIVTVVLLAALNRLERGGVYLSVSKAPTPLTKQRIRNPFANAIVHVLAYALFVIYVLPPALVVLYSFTDVQAINAGVITPASFTLDNYVAVFSTQKGLQPFLISVAYGLVASVTVIVLMLFTARMVQRNRNVVTRALEYLLHIPWFLPSTLIALGLLVTFNVPQVPVLGTVLTGTFWILAIAYIIGKIPFTFRLLKAAFSGVPDHLEEAASMLGASQLHTFRRVLLPLVAPTAAAITALNFTSLLDDYDSAIFLSHPLLQPLGVVIKNATSSETIGDSTALIYVYTVLIMVISTLVLWLVYGRAPRRRRAPASAPAPIPASVDNRKPAL; translated from the coding sequence ATGAACGGCGTGCTGCGCATGCTGCGCAACCCGCTGTGGCTGATCGTCACGATCGTGTTGATCTGGGGCATCAGCACGTTTCTCGTCCTTCCCAACCTGACCTTGCTGGGGCAGGTCTTCTCCGACGGTCAGGGCGGTGTCAGCCTGCGCGCCGTAGAGCGCCTGCTCGGCTCGGAACGCGCGATGCGTTCGCTGTGGAACAGCCTGCTGCTGGCCACGATCCTCTCGGCCACGGTGAACGCCGTCGGGATCTTCCTGGTGCTCGTGACCCGCTTGTATGCCGTGCGCGGTGCCCGTCTGCTGTGGCTCGGCTACGCCAGCACTCTGGTCTGCGGCGGTATCGTGCTGGTCTTCGGCTACAAACAGGTGTACGGGCCCACCGGCGCGGTCACCCGCGCAGTTCTGGGAGTGTTTCCCGACATCGACCCGAACTGGTTCTCGGGCATGTTCGCCGTGGTGCTCGTGATGACGTTCGCCTCCACCGGCAACCACCTGCTGTTCCTCTCGGCAGCGCTTGCGAAGGTCGACGCCCAGACCCTCGAAGCCGCCCGCATGATGGGGGCCGGCGACCTGCACATCCTGCGTCGGATCATCCTGCCCCAACTGAAACCGATGATCTTCGCGATCACGATCCTCACCTTCCTCGGCGGCCTCGGGGCGTTGGCCGCCCCTCAGGTGCTCGGCGGGCGCGACTTCCAGACGATCACCCCGATGATCCTCGCCTTCGCCACCACCTCGACCTCCCGCGACCTGGCCGCCACACTGGCGATCCTGCTCGGCATCGTCACCGTCGTGCTGCTGGCTGCCCTGAACCGGCTCGAGCGCGGGGGCGTGTACTTGTCGGTGTCGAAGGCTCCCACCCCACTGACGAAGCAGCGCATCCGCAACCCGTTCGCGAACGCCATCGTGCACGTGCTCGCCTACGCGCTGTTCGTCATCTATGTGCTGCCACCCGCTCTGGTGGTGCTGTACTCGTTCACCGATGTGCAGGCGATCAACGCGGGAGTGATCACGCCCGCAAGCTTCACTCTCGACAACTACGTCGCCGTGTTCTCGACGCAGAAGGGGTTGCAGCCGTTCCTGATCAGCGTCGCGTACGGGCTGGTGGCGTCGGTGACCGTGATTGTGCTCATGCTGTTCACCGCGCGCATGGTGCAACGCAATCGCAACGTCGTCACGCGGGCGCTCGAGTACCTGCTGCACATCCCCTGGTTCCTGCCCTCGACACTGATCGCGTTGGGCCTGCTGGTCACCTTCAACGTGCCCCAGGTTCCGGTACTGGGCACCGTGCTCACCGGCACGTTCTGGATTCTGGCGATCGCGTACATCATCGGCAAGATCCCGTTCACCTTCCGGCTGCTCAAGGCGGCGTTCTCGGGCGTACCCGACCATCTCGAAGAGGCCGCCTCGATGCTCGGCGCGAGTCAGCTGCACACGTTTCGGCGGGTGTTGCTGCCTCTGGTGGCTCCCACGGCGGCGGCCATCACCGCTCTGAACTTCACGAGCTTGCTCGACGACTACGACTCCGCCATCTTCTTGTCGCACCCGCTGCTGCAGCCCCTCGGCGTGGTGATCAAGAACGCCACCAGTTCAGAGACCATCGGCGACAGCACGGCACTGATCTACGTGTACACCGTGCTGATCATGGTGATCTCCACGCTCGTGCTGTGGCTGGTGTACGGGCGTGCGCCGCGGCGCCGCCGCGCGCCAGCATCCGCTCCCGCCCCCATCCCCGCCTCCGTCGACAACCGAAAGCCCGCACTGTGA
- a CDS encoding ABC transporter ATP-binding protein: MITFSDVTVTFSEFTALPEFSLTVQEGEFFTLLGPSGCGKTTALRTLAGLTAPSSGTITIDGADVTRLRSDQRHLGMVFQNYALFPSMSVEENIGFGLKTQRVKAAEVAERVRRIAAEVDLRPEQLSKNVSELSGGQQQRVAIARSLILRPKILLLDEPLSNLDAKLRHQLRQQLKDLQQHFGITTVYVTHDQDEALAMSDRIAVMNGGRIEQIGTPEEVYARSASEFVCTFIGEANRLTPAMVAHLRATAHRDVALDADAATYLRLEKSTLLDPDQASPLPAVDGTVVGRVYHGTDSTYTVDCGDLGRLRAIVREDGATSYDVGRRVRVGVPSEHLLQYPTSTPPVRETAAVA; the protein is encoded by the coding sequence ATGATCACCTTCTCTGACGTCACCGTGACGTTCTCAGAGTTCACCGCCCTGCCGGAGTTCTCGCTGACGGTTCAGGAGGGTGAGTTCTTCACCCTCCTGGGCCCCTCAGGGTGCGGCAAGACCACCGCACTGCGCACACTTGCGGGGCTGACCGCGCCCTCGTCAGGCACCATCACCATCGACGGCGCAGACGTGACCCGACTGCGCAGCGACCAGCGCCATCTGGGCATGGTTTTTCAGAACTACGCCCTGTTCCCCTCGATGTCCGTCGAGGAGAACATCGGATTCGGGCTCAAGACGCAGCGGGTCAAGGCGGCCGAGGTCGCCGAACGCGTGCGGCGGATCGCCGCCGAGGTCGATCTGCGGCCTGAGCAGTTGTCCAAGAACGTCTCCGAGCTCTCGGGTGGCCAACAGCAGCGCGTCGCCATCGCCCGGTCGCTGATCCTGCGACCGAAGATCCTGCTACTCGACGAGCCGCTGTCGAACCTCGACGCCAAGCTGAGACATCAGCTGCGTCAGCAGCTCAAAGACCTACAGCAGCACTTCGGCATCACGACGGTCTACGTCACACACGACCAGGACGAAGCCCTGGCGATGTCTGACCGCATCGCCGTGATGAACGGCGGGCGCATCGAACAGATCGGCACGCCCGAGGAGGTGTACGCACGCTCGGCATCCGAGTTCGTGTGCACCTTCATCGGCGAGGCGAACCGGCTCACTCCGGCGATGGTCGCCCACCTGCGTGCCACAGCACACCGCGACGTCGCGCTCGACGCCGATGCAGCGACGTACCTGCGTCTAGAGAAATCGACGCTGCTCGACCCCGACCAGGCGAGCCCTCTGCCGGCGGTCGATGGAACAGTCGTTGGCCGCGTTTACCACGGCACCGACTCCACCTACACGGTCGACTGCGGCGACCTGGGGCGCCTTCGTGCGATCGTGCGGGAGGACGGCGCGACCTCGTACGACGTGGGCCGCCGTGTGCGCGTGGGGGTTCCCAGCGAACACCTGCTGCAGTACCCGACATCGACTCCTCCGGTTCGCGAGACGGCGGCGGTCGCATGA